From the Polyangiaceae bacterium genome, one window contains:
- a CDS encoding NAD(P)-dependent oxidoreductase codes for MASSNTLAIVTGAAGWLGRGLVHALVEGVDARALEGLPKARRVRCLILPDEDDAELKSLGVEIERGDVRNPEDCARLCRDAAGASLFHSAGVVHPQRVRDFRDINTQGTINVLTAAESVGVRRAVIVSSNSPIGTNPSPDHVFDEQSPYSPYMGYGKSKMEMELAVRSFTERGKLQTVVVRPPWFYGPYQPPRQTLFFEMIRDGKGPVVGGGENRRSMAYIDNLCQGLLLADARDAAAGGTYWIADERPYTMNEILDTVERLLEQEFGIPCKHGRLRLPGLASQVAWLCDWSMQAVGLYHQKIHVLSEMNKTIACSVEKAKAELGYRPEIALEEGMRRSIAWCIRQGLLSVPERQD; via the coding sequence ATGGCTTCATCCAATACTCTGGCAATCGTGACTGGCGCCGCCGGTTGGCTCGGCCGTGGACTGGTGCACGCGCTCGTCGAAGGGGTGGACGCCCGCGCCTTGGAAGGCTTGCCGAAGGCTCGCCGGGTACGTTGCTTGATCCTACCCGACGAAGACGACGCGGAGCTGAAGAGCTTGGGCGTGGAGATCGAACGTGGTGATGTCCGCAACCCCGAGGACTGCGCTCGGTTGTGTCGAGACGCTGCAGGCGCTTCGCTCTTCCACTCCGCTGGGGTCGTGCATCCGCAGCGCGTGCGTGACTTCCGGGACATCAACACCCAGGGCACCATCAACGTGCTCACGGCGGCGGAGAGTGTTGGGGTGAGACGCGCCGTCATCGTGTCCTCGAACTCCCCCATCGGCACGAACCCGTCGCCCGATCACGTGTTCGACGAGCAGTCGCCCTACTCACCCTACATGGGCTACGGCAAGTCGAAGATGGAGATGGAACTAGCGGTGCGAAGCTTCACCGAGCGCGGCAAGCTTCAAACCGTGGTCGTGCGCCCACCCTGGTTCTACGGTCCGTACCAACCCCCACGTCAAACGCTCTTCTTCGAGATGATCCGAGACGGAAAGGGGCCCGTGGTCGGCGGTGGAGAAAACCGCCGCTCGATGGCGTACATCGACAACCTGTGCCAAGGCTTGCTCCTGGCCGACGCCCGCGATGCCGCCGCGGGAGGTACGTATTGGATTGCGGACGAACGTCCGTACACCATGAACGAGATCCTGGACACCGTGGAAAGATTGCTGGAACAGGAGTTCGGGATCCCGTGCAAACACGGCCGACTGCGACTGCCAGGATTGGCCAGTCAGGTTGCCTGGCTGTGTGACTGGTCGATGCAGGCCGTCGGGCTCTACCATCAGAAAATTCACGTGCTGAGCGAGATGAACAAGACCATCGCCTGCTCGGTGGAAAAAGCCAAGGCAGAGCTGGGCTACCGGCCAGAGATTGCGTTGGAAGAAGGCATGCGCCGCAGCATTGCATGGTGCATCCGGCAGGGACTGTTGAGCGTTCCGGAGCGGCAAGACTGA
- a CDS encoding lysylphosphatidylglycerol synthase transmembrane domain-containing protein: MKERRSLALILGLVSSAVFVALAARHLELAKVRSALASAALWPWVPLASVVYLSGHWVRGMRTRLLVSRDARLTVPSATNVVVLGYAVNNVLPARLGELARAGMLSRLTGLPFMQSASVTLLERILDGLSLLFLLVLGSSMSAAVPWRDQILRVGATVFGLASVFVALAIARPAFLVSITGTLTRPLGNRLHGVAVRVAEQLCAGVAYLRNARALLATVGLSLTVWSIEAAMFLTVLPAFGLPADPRLAIAATAVTNLGNIAPSTPGYVGPFHFFCMSSLVAAGVNESVAFSYAVVVHLSFYVPITLWGVGIAFAYGVSFSEVVSRARVARPLANLDPTSGRVLHIRPSLDQPAASTVAMCDALLPMEELPDGIDSKELLQDAARFVEQETRDLPGRLAWMFAVGLWSVRCLCWLRFGRPLCRLPRERRKLFLEGWAHGSVPQVRQFFRALRSVALLAFYEHPQVRPLYMPTLTSVRAESGSA, from the coding sequence ATGAAAGAACGGCGCAGCCTTGCCCTGATCCTCGGGCTGGTATCGAGCGCCGTGTTCGTCGCGCTGGCAGCGCGTCACTTGGAGCTGGCCAAGGTGCGCAGTGCGCTGGCCAGCGCCGCGCTGTGGCCGTGGGTGCCGCTGGCATCCGTCGTGTACCTGAGTGGGCACTGGGTTCGCGGCATGCGCACGCGACTGCTCGTGAGTCGCGACGCGCGGCTGACGGTCCCCAGTGCCACCAACGTCGTGGTCCTCGGCTACGCCGTGAACAACGTCCTTCCCGCGCGACTGGGCGAACTGGCTCGCGCAGGCATGCTGTCTCGACTCACGGGCCTGCCGTTCATGCAAAGCGCGAGCGTCACGCTGTTGGAGCGCATCCTGGACGGCCTATCGCTGTTGTTCTTGCTGGTGCTCGGCAGCTCGATGTCGGCAGCCGTTCCCTGGCGCGATCAGATCTTGCGCGTGGGGGCGACCGTGTTCGGCTTGGCGAGCGTGTTCGTCGCGCTCGCCATCGCGAGGCCCGCCTTCCTAGTCTCCATCACGGGCACCCTCACGCGCCCTTTGGGCAACCGCCTTCACGGCGTGGCCGTGCGAGTGGCAGAACAGCTCTGCGCCGGGGTGGCGTATCTGCGCAACGCCCGCGCGCTGCTCGCAACCGTCGGCCTGAGCTTGACCGTGTGGTCGATTGAAGCAGCCATGTTCTTGACGGTCTTGCCCGCGTTTGGCCTGCCCGCCGACCCGCGACTGGCCATCGCCGCGACGGCCGTGACCAATCTGGGCAACATCGCACCCTCCACGCCGGGCTACGTGGGGCCCTTTCACTTCTTCTGCATGAGTTCGCTGGTGGCGGCAGGGGTGAACGAGTCCGTCGCCTTCAGCTACGCGGTGGTGGTGCATCTCTCCTTCTACGTGCCCATCACGCTGTGGGGTGTGGGCATCGCCTTCGCTTACGGTGTGTCCTTCAGCGAGGTCGTCTCGCGAGCGCGAGTCGCGCGCCCCCTGGCCAACCTGGACCCCACCAGCGGACGTGTGCTGCACATCCGTCCCAGCCTGGATCAGCCCGCCGCATCGACGGTTGCCATGTGTGATGCGCTGCTCCCCATGGAAGAGCTCCCTGACGGAATCGACTCGAAGGAGCTGTTGCAGGACGCAGCACGATTCGTGGAACAGGAAACTCGAGACTTACCAGGACGCTTGGCCTGGATGTTCGCGGTGGGCCTGTGGAGCGTGCGCTGTCTGTGTTGGCTGCGCTTCGGCCGACCCCTGTGCCGACTGCCCCGGGAACGGCGCAAACTCTTCCTCGAGGGCTGGGCCCATGGGAGCGTTCCCCAGGTACGTCAGTTCTTTCGTGCCCTGCGCAGCGTGGCTCTCTTGGCATTCTACGAGCACCCACAGGTGCGTCCGCTGTACATGCCAACCCTCACCTCAGTGCGGGCAGAGAGCGGCAGCGCATGA
- a CDS encoding GMC family oxidoreductase: MSKRDAQVLIVGSGAGGATTARELALAGLDVLVLEEGERFPPSDYGEPAPAAMRRLYRRGGMTPILGRVPIGYVEGRCLGGSTEINSGFWHRAPREVLARWAAQYELDAASEEELTPHYEWAEQALGVGLSTRSYPTSTKLFARGVERMGWAYQEVPRAAPGCRHTNACPQGCPTGAKAGMSRTLLPEAEAAGARVLTGVRALELSHRRGRVSEVIARRRAANGTETLIRLSADHVFVCAGPTETPGLLLRSGIKLHVGNSLRIHPYLKVAALFDEIVDAHRSVLPLLQVKEFSPELTLGGAFFSPAQLAMTLSENWPENRALMREHRRMAHYYVGVRGTGRGWVRPALFGADATFLRYELSDADARLLSTGLARISELLLAAGARSIHPSVAGMPAIRSESEAVQLLDEPIPKRQLGLVTVHAFSSCPAGQRRDRCAVDSYGRVHDYENLYVNDAAMLPDSPGVNPQGTIMALARRNAQHFLATAG; the protein is encoded by the coding sequence ATGAGCAAGCGCGACGCCCAAGTGCTCATCGTGGGCTCCGGCGCTGGTGGCGCAACCACGGCGCGCGAGCTGGCTCTCGCCGGCCTAGACGTGCTGGTGCTCGAAGAAGGAGAGCGCTTTCCACCGAGTGACTACGGTGAGCCAGCGCCGGCCGCGATGCGACGCTTGTATCGCCGCGGCGGAATGACGCCGATTCTGGGTCGCGTGCCCATCGGCTACGTGGAGGGCCGCTGCCTGGGAGGCAGTACGGAGATCAACAGCGGGTTTTGGCATCGTGCACCGCGGGAGGTACTAGCTCGCTGGGCTGCGCAATACGAGCTGGACGCGGCCTCCGAAGAGGAACTCACACCCCACTACGAATGGGCGGAGCAGGCGCTCGGCGTCGGCCTTTCCACCCGCAGCTACCCGACCAGCACGAAACTCTTCGCGCGCGGCGTCGAGCGCATGGGTTGGGCGTACCAAGAAGTGCCGCGCGCCGCCCCGGGATGTCGGCACACCAACGCCTGTCCGCAAGGCTGCCCCACGGGCGCCAAAGCTGGCATGAGCCGCACGCTCTTGCCCGAGGCCGAAGCGGCGGGAGCCCGAGTTCTGACAGGCGTTCGCGCGCTGGAGCTGAGCCATCGCCGGGGCCGCGTGAGCGAGGTGATCGCGCGGCGCAGAGCGGCAAACGGAACCGAGACGCTGATTCGCTTGTCGGCCGACCATGTGTTCGTCTGTGCCGGGCCCACGGAAACCCCTGGCCTGTTGCTGCGCAGCGGAATCAAACTGCACGTCGGCAACTCGCTGCGCATTCATCCATACCTGAAGGTCGCCGCCCTGTTCGACGAGATCGTAGACGCACACCGCAGCGTGTTGCCACTGCTACAGGTGAAGGAGTTCTCGCCTGAGCTCACCCTTGGCGGTGCGTTCTTCTCACCCGCACAACTGGCCATGACCTTGAGTGAAAACTGGCCCGAGAATCGCGCGCTGATGCGCGAACACCGGCGCATGGCGCACTACTACGTTGGTGTGCGCGGGACGGGGCGGGGCTGGGTTCGACCCGCGCTCTTCGGCGCCGACGCTACCTTTCTGCGCTACGAGCTCTCGGACGCCGACGCACGCTTGCTGTCCACGGGACTAGCGCGGATCTCCGAGTTGCTGTTGGCGGCGGGCGCGCGCTCCATCCACCCCTCGGTGGCAGGCATGCCGGCCATTCGTTCGGAATCCGAGGCAGTGCAGCTACTCGACGAGCCGATCCCGAAGCGACAGTTGGGCCTGGTGACCGTCCACGCATTTTCGTCTTGCCCCGCTGGCCAGCGACGCGATCGCTGCGCCGTCGACAGCTACGGCCGAGTGCACGACTACGAGAACCTCTACGTCAACGACGCGGCCATGCTGCCCGACTCACCCGGGGTCAATCCCCAAGGCACGATCATGGCCCTAGCGCGCCGCAACGCGCAGCACTTCCTGGCAACGGCTGGCTAG
- a CDS encoding NAD-dependent epimerase/dehydratase family protein: MTDATLVTGGSGFFGEVVVRHLQRRGDRVRVFDLVENDDRDRDVEIVRGDIRDRDAVRRALHGVRVVHHNVAQVPLAKDREKFWSVNVDGTRLLLEEAQKADVQKVILVSSSAVYGVPDENPVTPQTLPHPREAYGRAKLEGEYLAKPFIRRGLSVSIVRPRTILGHGRLGIFQILFEWVRLGRPVFTLGSGDNRYQFVHADDLADVCLRADGRSESEVYLAGTDRFGTMRELLEGLIDHAGSESRVIPLPFRSTQLAMKVTSKLRVSPLGDYHTLMYGREMFFDLTETKERLSWQPRFSNAEMIAESYDWYVAHREEVLRRRGASHHRSPVSQGVLKLLQYLPVARKGS, translated from the coding sequence ATGACGGACGCAACGCTAGTCACGGGCGGTTCGGGCTTCTTCGGCGAGGTCGTGGTGCGCCACCTGCAGCGGCGAGGTGACCGCGTGCGGGTGTTCGACTTGGTGGAGAACGACGACCGCGACCGGGACGTGGAGATCGTTCGTGGCGACATCCGCGACCGCGACGCGGTGCGGCGCGCACTGCACGGCGTGCGCGTCGTGCATCACAACGTGGCGCAAGTTCCCTTGGCCAAGGACCGAGAGAAGTTCTGGAGCGTGAACGTCGACGGCACGCGCTTGCTGTTGGAGGAAGCGCAGAAAGCCGACGTGCAGAAGGTCATCCTGGTGTCGTCCAGCGCCGTCTACGGCGTGCCTGACGAAAACCCTGTCACGCCGCAAACCCTCCCCCACCCGCGCGAGGCCTACGGACGGGCCAAGCTGGAGGGCGAATACCTGGCGAAACCCTTCATTCGCCGAGGGCTCAGTGTCTCGATCGTACGACCACGCACCATCTTGGGACACGGGCGTCTCGGCATCTTCCAGATCTTGTTCGAGTGGGTGCGCCTGGGGCGACCCGTGTTCACGCTCGGGTCGGGGGACAATCGCTACCAGTTCGTGCACGCAGACGACCTCGCAGACGTCTGCCTACGCGCCGACGGCCGCTCGGAAAGTGAAGTCTACCTGGCGGGAACGGACCGCTTCGGCACGATGCGAGAGCTGCTGGAGGGTCTCATCGATCATGCCGGCTCGGAGAGCCGCGTCATTCCCCTGCCCTTCCGCAGCACGCAGCTGGCGATGAAGGTCACCAGCAAGCTTCGCGTTTCACCCCTCGGCGACTACCACACGCTGATGTACGGGCGGGAGATGTTCTTCGACCTGACGGAGACGAAAGAAAGACTGAGCTGGCAGCCCCGCTTCAGCAATGCCGAGATGATCGCCGAGTCCTACGACTGGTACGTGGCGCACCGTGAGGAAGTACTGAGACGGCGCGGGGCCTCGCATCATCGCTCGCCCGTTTCCCAGGGAGTGCTCAAGCTGCTGCAGTACTTGCCGGTCGCGCGCAAAGGCTCCTGA
- a CDS encoding M12 family metallopeptidase: protein MVRLRHGWVLLGMVALACGQGTGSDDPGLAAGDTRQCAADDPSCDGLDEGCALDDALAASESLAPGTTPMGLGSPLSTSGKHKIWPKGRVPYKIGASVNATTKSRLLSAMKEWQNKSEQRVRFVKATSTDSVYLHIVKGSPRVDFVGYRASSNSTLYLRDSEYITVIRHELGHVLGLEHEHRRSDRGNYIKVVSSNIVNDSLCQYQFAKCNDCALLGKYNIKSVMHYRSTRDMGSCRVGGKAVLLTKSGAIINHEWVLTNGDLAAIAELYGDPPSTATGGTGSGGASGAAGTAGAGAAGAAGAAGADSDAGPQGGADGGDGVDWIYGGAAGTSPGGASGSTSHQQTSVTSQGSEGCGCQLPSRSSKPWGLAALVALMLGLRRRRSTV from the coding sequence ATGGTGCGCCTACGTCACGGTTGGGTCTTGCTCGGCATGGTCGCGTTGGCATGTGGTCAGGGGACAGGAAGTGACGACCCGGGTTTGGCTGCGGGCGACACGCGTCAGTGTGCAGCGGACGATCCCAGCTGCGATGGGCTGGACGAAGGCTGTGCTTTGGACGACGCCCTCGCCGCGTCGGAGTCCCTCGCGCCGGGAACGACGCCGATGGGGCTCGGCAGTCCGCTCTCGACCAGCGGCAAGCACAAGATCTGGCCCAAGGGTCGAGTGCCCTACAAGATCGGCGCGAGCGTCAACGCCACGACCAAGTCACGCCTGCTCAGCGCCATGAAGGAATGGCAGAACAAGAGCGAACAACGCGTGCGCTTCGTCAAGGCGACGAGTACGGATTCCGTCTACCTGCACATCGTCAAGGGATCTCCGCGGGTCGACTTCGTCGGCTACCGTGCGAGCAGCAACTCGACGCTCTACTTGCGTGACTCCGAGTACATCACGGTCATTCGGCATGAACTCGGACACGTCCTGGGCCTCGAGCACGAACACCGTCGCTCGGATCGCGGCAACTACATCAAGGTCGTGTCGAGCAACATCGTCAATGACTCGCTGTGCCAGTACCAGTTCGCCAAGTGCAACGACTGTGCACTCCTCGGCAAGTACAACATCAAGTCCGTCATGCACTACCGCAGCACGCGCGACATGGGCAGCTGTCGCGTCGGCGGCAAGGCCGTGCTGCTCACCAAGAGCGGAGCCATCATCAATCACGAGTGGGTGCTGACCAACGGTGACCTTGCTGCCATTGCCGAGCTGTACGGTGATCCGCCCTCGACTGCAACCGGGGGCACCGGGTCTGGTGGGGCCAGCGGCGCGGCAGGCACGGCGGGTGCGGGCGCTGCGGGCGCCGCGGGTGCGGCCGGCGCAGACTCCGATGCAGGGCCCCAGGGCGGCGCTGATGGCGGTGACGGCGTCGATTGGATCTACGGTGGTGCCGCGGGAACCTCACCCGGAGGGGCGTCCGGTTCGACCAGCCATCAACAAACCAGCGTCACGTCCCAGGGAAGCGAGGGCTGCGGCTGCCAACTTCCGTCTCGTTCCAGCAAGCCTTGGGGGTTAGCGGCTCTCGTCGCACTGATGTTGGGCTTGCGTCGTCGCCGCTCGACCGTGTGA
- a CDS encoding GH25 family lysozyme produces MTARGTKGALKGITLLGLVGALGVTSCGDPYGRVAGAGYEVDEAREPVTKVCGADKYAGPQGADVSAWQKTFNWSAAGVVFGLARISDGTTYVDAYFDGNWATMKSLGILRGAYQYFRPNQSATEQANMMVAKVGKLGPGDLPCVIDVEATGGQSAATIASKVKTWLDIVEAGTGKKPIIYTGSYFWQDNVKDTSFGGYPLWIAAYGPACPSVPPGWTNWTFWQYCDGQTQYCTNGKGFDRDVFNGSMDQLKAFAGGTTTQSYAAQFVEQSFPFAVDALTMKAGETLPSFITLKNVGSKPWDSNTRIGTTEPRDRASAFADSSWLGDNRLAAVTGTVQPGESFTFKFNFHAPAQLGTYDEYFGVVQEGQTWFSDPGQGGPPDNQLQAQIVVIEGDGGAGGVAGAGAGGGAAGAAGSAGSAGAGGRKQQTRTLSNDDSGCGCRTAGERNGSRDAALLLALLGSVLVFRRRRSVGC; encoded by the coding sequence ATGACAGCTCGAGGAACGAAGGGTGCGCTGAAGGGAATCACGTTGCTCGGACTGGTGGGAGCCTTGGGCGTGACCAGCTGTGGCGATCCCTACGGTCGCGTCGCAGGCGCTGGATACGAGGTCGACGAGGCACGGGAACCGGTGACGAAGGTTTGCGGTGCCGACAAGTACGCCGGACCTCAAGGCGCCGACGTGTCGGCGTGGCAGAAGACCTTCAACTGGAGTGCGGCCGGGGTCGTCTTCGGTCTCGCTCGCATCAGTGATGGCACGACCTACGTCGATGCCTACTTCGACGGCAACTGGGCCACGATGAAGTCCCTGGGCATCCTGCGCGGGGCGTACCAGTACTTTCGCCCGAATCAGAGTGCGACGGAGCAAGCCAACATGATGGTGGCCAAGGTCGGCAAGCTCGGCCCTGGTGATCTGCCTTGCGTGATCGACGTCGAGGCAACGGGTGGCCAGTCGGCGGCGACCATCGCCTCCAAGGTGAAGACCTGGCTCGACATCGTGGAGGCCGGCACCGGCAAGAAGCCGATCATCTACACAGGATCCTACTTCTGGCAGGACAACGTGAAGGACACTTCCTTCGGCGGCTATCCCTTGTGGATCGCTGCCTACGGCCCGGCATGCCCGTCGGTGCCGCCGGGTTGGACGAACTGGACCTTCTGGCAGTACTGCGACGGCCAAACGCAATACTGCACCAACGGCAAAGGCTTCGATCGCGACGTCTTCAACGGCAGCATGGACCAGCTGAAAGCCTTCGCGGGCGGCACCACGACTCAGTCCTACGCCGCGCAGTTCGTGGAACAGTCGTTTCCCTTCGCCGTCGACGCGCTGACGATGAAGGCGGGTGAGACCTTGCCTTCGTTCATCACCTTGAAGAACGTGGGAAGCAAACCCTGGGACTCCAACACGCGGATCGGTACGACGGAACCGCGGGATCGCGCTAGCGCCTTCGCCGACTCGAGTTGGCTCGGCGACAATCGCCTCGCCGCCGTCACGGGGACCGTGCAGCCCGGCGAAAGCTTCACCTTCAAGTTCAACTTCCACGCTCCTGCTCAACTCGGCACCTACGACGAGTACTTCGGCGTGGTGCAGGAAGGGCAGACTTGGTTCAGTGATCCCGGGCAAGGCGGGCCGCCGGACAACCAGCTGCAGGCGCAGATCGTCGTCATCGAAGGCGATGGTGGTGCGGGCGGCGTGGCGGGTGCGGGCGCCGGTGGCGGTGCAGCAGGCGCTGCGGGGAGTGCAGGCAGTGCGGGCGCCGGTGGACGCAAACAACAGACGCGAACGCTGTCGAATGACGACTCGGGATGCGGCTGTCGCACCGCGGGAGAGCGCAATGGATCGCGCGACGCGGCGCTTCTCCTGGCACTGCTCGGTTCAGTGCTCGTCTTCCGCCGTCGGCGAAGCGTCGGTTGCTAG
- a CDS encoding Uma2 family endonuclease codes for MSESQGLAAVRYAVRRDADAWELPEVPVPESHEHDLLSERLVALLKAWTERTSLDALVTRNLALRWVAENPRVGIDPDVALIVPAPPVEEGLSSLCLWMPSHVAPRLAIEVVSKHHPYKDYRDIHEKYAASGTSELWILDPSGYGPKALGGPVPIQQWVRRDGVLERMHFGAGPVYSEAIDAWLWSDPVRISDDREGTRAWLTGREMERAAKEAALEQARQDRAGREAAEARVAELERQLAEQKKDG; via the coding sequence ATGTCGGAGAGCCAGGGACTGGCAGCAGTGCGCTACGCCGTGCGGCGAGATGCGGATGCATGGGAGCTGCCGGAGGTCCCCGTGCCCGAGTCCCACGAACACGATCTTCTGTCGGAGCGTCTGGTTGCGTTGCTCAAAGCGTGGACCGAGCGCACCTCTCTCGACGCCCTCGTCACACGCAACTTGGCATTGCGCTGGGTTGCGGAGAATCCCCGGGTCGGCATCGATCCCGACGTCGCTTTGATCGTGCCGGCTCCACCGGTCGAGGAGGGGCTGTCGAGTCTATGCCTGTGGATGCCGAGTCACGTGGCGCCGCGGCTGGCGATCGAAGTGGTGAGCAAGCACCATCCCTACAAGGACTACCGGGACATCCACGAGAAGTACGCGGCTAGCGGGACCAGCGAGCTGTGGATCCTCGATCCTTCGGGCTATGGCCCGAAGGCCCTCGGCGGGCCCGTGCCGATCCAGCAATGGGTGCGACGTGACGGAGTGCTGGAGCGGATGCACTTTGGCGCCGGCCCCGTCTACTCGGAAGCGATCGACGCCTGGCTGTGGTCCGACCCCGTGCGCATCAGCGACGATCGTGAGGGCACTCGCGCTTGGCTCACGGGGCGCGAGATGGAGCGAGCGGCGAAGGAAGCGGCGCTAGAACAAGCAAGACAAGATCGCGCCGGTCGGGAAGCTGCGGAAGCGCGCGTCGCCGAACTCGAACGACAGCTCGCCGAGCAGAAGAAGGACGGCTAG
- a CDS encoding DUF1800 domain-containing protein — MSTKWAPLVALTAAACSRKTQQSGGAPPASPAASTTKPRSVSVADARHVLNRLAFGPRPGEAAVLAAQGVESWLDAQLAPAGRKDAALDAALEPYANALMAPSALIEELVGDDWGAVNERKIRRMLKGSTLREHLGAIALAKLTRHVLSERQLEEVMVDFWTDHFNVFARKGAVRLFAGDYAERALRPHALGRFEDLLIATARHPAMLLYLDNARSVAARKAGRRGLNENYARELLELHTVGVHGGYSQTDVIEVARILTGWSVSRPQEGELSFRFRPRAHDDGEKKVLGVPFPAGGGEAEGITLLKLLAAHPKTAQHLATKLCKRLVSDTPPAALIESVASAFTRSGGDIKAMVRAIVASDAFWQPAARGAKLKSPLEVIVSSLRALGAKPDGSLRLAQVLARMGQPAMLESAPTGYPEVQAAWLGSSAMLGRMSFASALAGGRPLGADVDLESVLPAEPTATIAKRAAQTLFDGVIAQPELAAIDTECNSLSDAEQRRALCVALLLGGPSFQQQ; from the coding sequence ATGTCTACCAAGTGGGCGCCCTTGGTCGCGCTGACCGCCGCGGCTTGTTCGCGAAAGACCCAGCAAAGTGGCGGAGCGCCGCCCGCGTCGCCCGCAGCCTCGACGACGAAGCCGCGAAGCGTGAGCGTGGCTGACGCCCGTCACGTGCTCAATCGCTTGGCCTTCGGGCCGCGCCCCGGAGAGGCTGCGGTGCTCGCGGCCCAGGGCGTCGAGAGTTGGCTCGACGCACAGCTCGCTCCCGCGGGGCGCAAGGACGCGGCGCTGGACGCAGCGCTCGAACCCTACGCCAACGCGCTGATGGCGCCGAGCGCGCTGATCGAAGAGTTGGTCGGCGACGACTGGGGTGCCGTGAACGAGCGCAAGATCCGGCGCATGTTGAAGGGCTCAACTCTGCGCGAACACCTGGGCGCGATCGCCCTGGCCAAGTTGACGCGACACGTGCTCTCGGAGCGCCAGCTGGAAGAAGTGATGGTCGACTTCTGGACGGATCACTTCAACGTGTTCGCGCGCAAGGGCGCGGTGCGGCTCTTTGCCGGGGACTACGCGGAGCGTGCGCTGCGGCCGCATGCCTTGGGTCGCTTCGAAGATCTACTGATCGCCACTGCACGCCACCCCGCCATGCTGCTCTATCTCGATAACGCCCGCAGCGTGGCCGCGCGCAAAGCGGGGCGTCGCGGCTTGAACGAGAACTACGCGCGCGAGCTCCTCGAGCTGCACACCGTCGGCGTTCACGGTGGCTACAGCCAGACCGACGTGATCGAAGTCGCGCGCATCTTGACGGGATGGAGCGTCAGCCGTCCGCAAGAGGGCGAGCTGAGCTTCCGCTTTCGCCCGCGCGCCCACGACGACGGCGAGAAGAAGGTGCTCGGCGTGCCCTTCCCGGCGGGCGGCGGCGAAGCCGAGGGCATCACCCTGCTGAAGCTCTTGGCAGCGCACCCCAAGACCGCACAGCACTTGGCCACGAAGCTCTGCAAGCGCCTGGTGTCGGACACGCCACCGGCTGCGTTGATCGAAAGCGTCGCGTCCGCCTTCACGCGCTCCGGCGGCGACATCAAGGCGATGGTCCGCGCGATCGTTGCGAGCGACGCCTTCTGGCAGCCCGCGGCGCGCGGTGCGAAGCTGAAGAGCCCGCTGGAAGTGATCGTGAGCAGCCTGCGCGCCCTCGGCGCCAAGCCCGACGGCAGCTTACGTTTGGCGCAAGTGCTAGCGCGGATGGGTCAACCCGCCATGCTCGAGTCCGCACCCACGGGTTACCCCGAAGTGCAAGCGGCGTGGCTCGGCAGCAGCGCGATGTTGGGCCGCATGAGCTTCGCCAGTGCTCTGGCCGGCGGACGTCCCCTCGGCGCAGACGTAGATCTCGAGAGCGTGCTGCCCGCGGAGCCCACCGCGACCATCGCGAAGCGCGCCGCGCAGACTCTTTTCGATGGAGTGATCGCGCAACCCGAGCTCGCCGCCATCGACACCGAGTGCAATTCCCTTTCCGATGCCGAGCAACGCCGCGCCCTGTGCGTTGCGCTGCTGCTCGGCGGACCGAGCTTTCAACAGCAGTGA